A DNA window from Schistocerca americana isolate TAMUIC-IGC-003095 chromosome 4, iqSchAmer2.1, whole genome shotgun sequence contains the following coding sequences:
- the LOC124613257 gene encoding myb-like protein X yields MNDNLETDVPSDSKTEELPKQTDTPGFNQLGINDNISSGQGAEVSSAQAISIQDMLTALFEKFTIKEQEREKQRELKEQEREKQRELKEQEREIQRQQEKEERRQEKFIEKQQQELRDQEKGKKFMENINNIFPERDEEIVRRIIKVLVDRDDAITTHFKQEIDAVKTTIEPLTNIPLQVNSLQTEVDSLENQFKALATAVETMQEDIPSEIRKQVRTEVARVLNSENQNFENLTVRSNGGGGG; encoded by the coding sequence atgaatgataatttagaaactgatgtcccgagtgatagtaaaaccgaggagttgccaaaacaaactgacacgcctggattcaaccagttaggaattaatgacaatatttcttctgggcAAGGGGCAGAGGTTAGCAGTGCTCAAGCTATATccatacaggatatgctaacagcattatttgaaaagtttactattaaagagcaggagcgtgaaaaacaacgtgagcttaaagagcaggagcgtgaaaaacaacgtgagcttaaagagcaggagcgtgaaataCAACGTCAACAGGAAAAGGAAGAACGTAGACAGGAAAAGtttatagaaaaacagcaacaggagctaAGGGaccaagaaaaaggaaagaaatttatggaaaatataaacaatatttttccggAAAGAGATGaagaaattgtccgtaggataattaaagtgttggtcgatcgtgatgatgctattactacccattttaagcaggagatcgatgcagtaaaaaccactattgaaccgttaacaaacattccacttcaggtcaatagtcttcaaactgaagtagatagtctagagaaccaattcaaagccttggctaccgctgtggaaacaatgcaggaggacattccctcggaaatccgaaagcaagtccgaacagaagtagccagggtgctgaactctgaaaatcaaaactttgaaaatctgacagtacgcagtaatggtggtggtggtggttaa